A stretch of DNA from Thermodesulforhabdus norvegica:
CGGTTGAACTCGACTTTACGCAGATATCAAAATTGTAGTTGAGGGTTAAAGGAGTTCAGGAAATGGCTAAAAAGGTGATTGCCAACATAAAGCTTCAGGTTCCCGCAGGACAGGCAAATCCGTCCCCTCCTATCGGACCTGCCCTGGGTCAGCATGGTGTTAACATTATGGAGTTTTGTAAGGCTTTTAACGCCAAGACTCAGGGGCAGGAGGGTATGATCATTCCCGTGGTCATAACCGTCTATGCCGATAGGTCTTTTACCTTTGTTACCAAGACTCCTCCCGCTTCCGTGCTTTTGAAGAAGGCTGCTCAAATAGCCAAAGGTTCAAGCGAGCCCAACAGGGTAAAGGTGGGAACGGTGACGCGCGAACAGGTCAAGGAGATAGCACAGCTTAAGCTTCCCGATCTTAATGCAAGGGATCTGGATGCGGCAATTCGAACGATTGAAGGTACTGCACGAAGCATGGGTATAGAGATAGTGGACTAAATTCAGAAGCCGATAGGGGAAGGCAGAAGCTATGGCAAAGCGAGGCAAAAAGTATCTTGCTGCGAAGGCTAAGGTTGACCCGACCAGAAGGTATTCCTTTGAAGAAGCCGTTAAACTGGCTCTTGAATGTTCCTACGCCAACTTTGATGAAACCGTCGATATTGCCGTGCGCCTGGGAGTAGACCCCAGACACGCCGATCAGATGGTTCGTGGAAGCGTGGTTCTTCCCAACGGACTCGGCAGACAGGTCAGGGTATTGGTCTTTGCGAAGGGCGAAAAGGTTCAGGAAGCTCTCGATGCGGGCGCAGATTATGCGGGCGGCGAGGAATACATAGAAAAAATCCAGAAGGAAGGCTGGCTGGAGTTTGATAAAACCGTCGCCACACCGGACATGATGGGAGCCGTCGGAAAGATCGGAAAGATTCTCGGACCTAGAGGTCTTATGCCCAATGCCAAACTCGGAACTGTAACCTTTGATGTGGCCAGGGCCGTTAAGGAGATCAAGGCAGGGAAGCTTGATTTCAGAGTGGATAAGGCCGGTATTGTCCATGCTCCCATGGGCAAGGTTTCCTTCGGGCCCGAAAAACTTCTTCAAAACATGGCGGCCTTTATAGATACGCTGATAAGGTTAAAACCGGCGGCTTCCAAGGGTACCTACATAAGAGGCGTTGCCGTCTCGACCACAATGGGTCCCGGGATAAAGGTTGATCCCAATGACGTCAGGGTTCTGCTTGGAACCCTTGAACAGTAGAGCAGTGGAACACGGTTATGTGTTCTGAAATAACTGCCCTTGGTGCTTTCACGCATCGAAGACAGCTGGCACGCCCGATGGTCGGGTGTTTAAATCCGCCTTTTGGCGGGGCCCGCCGAGATGGTGAGGGGACCGACGGGGCATGGAATATCCTTCGCCCTGTTTACGGACCTCAAGAGAGGGCCGCGTATCGTGCAGAGGATTCGATGCCGGAGGAAGCACGAAGGCAGGAAAGAAAGGAGGGTGGGGTCATTTGAGTCTTACACGTCAGAAGAAAGAGCAGATAGTTGAGGAGCTCAGAGAGAAGCTTTCGAGGGCAAGCGCTACGGTACTTACGGATTACAAAGGGCTTACGGTTGCGGAGATGACTCAACTGCGTGATCTGCTGGCCGAGCACAGGGTAGAGTACAAAGTGGTTAAGAACACTCTCATGAGGATTGCCTGTAAAGACACTTCCGCCGCAGTCCTGGAGCCCTTG
This window harbors:
- the rplK gene encoding 50S ribosomal protein L11; the encoded protein is MAKKVIANIKLQVPAGQANPSPPIGPALGQHGVNIMEFCKAFNAKTQGQEGMIIPVVITVYADRSFTFVTKTPPASVLLKKAAQIAKGSSEPNRVKVGTVTREQVKEIAQLKLPDLNARDLDAAIRTIEGTARSMGIEIVD
- the rplA gene encoding 50S ribosomal protein L1; amino-acid sequence: MAKRGKKYLAAKAKVDPTRRYSFEEAVKLALECSYANFDETVDIAVRLGVDPRHADQMVRGSVVLPNGLGRQVRVLVFAKGEKVQEALDAGADYAGGEEYIEKIQKEGWLEFDKTVATPDMMGAVGKIGKILGPRGLMPNAKLGTVTFDVARAVKEIKAGKLDFRVDKAGIVHAPMGKVSFGPEKLLQNMAAFIDTLIRLKPAASKGTYIRGVAVSTTMGPGIKVDPNDVRVLLGTLEQ